The sequence below is a genomic window from Aerosakkonema funiforme FACHB-1375.
GACAACAACTGGGATACGATCGCTCTCAAGTACGCATCTCGGTGGTGCTATCCCCTTGTCCCAACGCTAGCGGCAAAGAGGTGGAAATTGCACGCAGTTACCCAGAAGTCGATCGAGTTCAAGGTGCAGAACATTTCTTTCCATTTTTATTATGGGGTAAAACTGCACAAGATTGGGACTGGCGCGATCGCGGTGCGGTTCTTTTTTTAGGCGGAGATCAGTTTTTTACTGTGCTAATTGGCAAGCGTTTAAACTATCGTACCATAGTTTACGCTGAATGGTCAGCGCGTTGGCATGGATCGATCGATCGATTTGGCCTCATGAAATCGGAAATTCTTGCTAAAGTTTCGCCAAAATATCATCGTAAATTTACTGTTGTTGGGGACTTAATGGCAGAAGTCCAAGTTGAAAGGTTAACAGAAAAAGACGCTCAATCTCATCTAGAATTAATTGGTTTATTACCGGGATCTAAACCAGCAAAATTATTTCAGGGTGTGCCTTTTGTATTAGCAAGCGCAGAACATATCCACGCTGCACGTCCTCAAACTCGTTTTGCGATTTTTCTTGCTCCCACTTTGGATATTCAAACATTAGCACGTTTTGGCGATCCCCAGCACAATCATCTCATTCAGCGTCTGGGATGGGGAAGTGGCGAATTAGTTATACCTCCTCACCCAGAACTTCCTTTTATCAAAACACCAAGCGGTTTGCAAGTACAATTATATACGGAATCACCAGCCTACAAATTGTTATCTCAATGTCGTTTATGTCTGACTACTGTGGGTGCTAATACAGCTGAATTGGGCGCTTTAGCAGTACCGATGATTGTGTTGCTTCCCACTCAACAACTAGATGCAATGCGAAGTTGGGATGGTTTGCCGGGATTGCTTGCCAATTTACCCGGTTTCGGTGCGATTTTTGCTAAAATTATTAATTGGTCGATTCTGCAACAAAAACGTTTATTTGC
It includes:
- a CDS encoding glycosyltransferase family protein, which gives rise to MKDEPQTMNADILILSNGPGELATWVRPVVQQLRQQLGYDRSQVRISVVLSPCPNASGKEVEIARSYPEVDRVQGAEHFFPFLLWGKTAQDWDWRDRGAVLFLGGDQFFTVLIGKRLNYRTIVYAEWSARWHGSIDRFGLMKSEILAKVSPKYHRKFTVVGDLMAEVQVERLTEKDAQSHLELIGLLPGSKPAKLFQGVPFVLASAEHIHAARPQTRFAIFLAPTLDIQTLARFGDPQHNHLIQRLGWGSGELVIPPHPELPFIKTPSGLQVQLYTESPAYKLLSQCRLCLTTVGANTAELGALAVPMIVLLPTQQLDAMRSWDGLPGLLANLPGFGAIFAKIINWSILQQKRLFAWPNIWAKAEIVPELVGKLQPQYVADLVLDYLNNPVKLEEMRDRLRKVRGEAGAAQKLAQIVSEELASSHIN